The segment catgcagtgtatggtaaatcgtatatatcacaagtatctgaagcaaaaccatttgtttcgcaaggatttgaatctaaaccttctacatcacattgatttcaagcaaaatcatgagtttcgcatggattagaatctaactcgtttgtttcgcctgcatttgatgctgtatcatttatatcgcaagtatttgaagctaaattatttgtttcgcatggatttgaagctaatccttttaaatcgcattgatttgaagataaatcgtgtgattcgcttggattcgaagctaactcgtttgtttcgtctgtatttgaagctatatcgcgtgtatcgccagtatctgcagctacatcattggtttcgcatggatttgaagcaaaatctactgcatcgcattgatttgctcaataaatcatgtgtttcgcttggatttgaagctaactcgtttatttcgccagcatttgaagctatatcatttatatcgcaagtatttgaagctaaattatttgttgcgcattgatttgaagctaagccttctacttcgcattgatttgaagctaaatcatttgttgcgcattgatttgaagctaagccttctactccgcattgatttgaagctaaatcatgtgtttcgcttggatttgaagctaactcgtttgtatcgcttgcatttgaagctatatcaattatatcgcaagtatttgaagctaaattatttgtgtcgcatggctttgaagctaagccttctacttcgcattgatttgaagctaaatcatgtgcttcgcatggatttgaagctaaatcatgtgtttcgcatggatttgaagctaaagtatgtgattcgcttggatatgaagctaacccgtttgtttcgtctgcacatgaagctatatcacatatatcgccagtatctgaagctaaatcattagtttctcatggatttgaagccaagccttctacttcgtattgatttgaacctaaatcatgtgtttcgcaagcacttgaagctaaatcatatgtttcgcttggatttgaagcaaacttgcttgctccgcatgtagttgaagctaaatcatgtatatcacaaatgtttgtagctaaaccatttgtttcgcatggatttgaagccaagccttctacttcatatttatttgaagctaaatcatgtatttcgcttggatttgaagctatctcgtttgtttcgcatgcagttcaatctaaatcatgtatatcacaagtatttaaagctaaaccatctgattcgcatggatttgatgctaaaccacgtgtttcccatgaatttgaacctaaatcatgtgtttcgaatgcagttgaagctaactcgttttttccgcctgcatttgaagctatatcatctatatcgcaagtatctgaaactaaaccatttgtttcgcaagaatgtgaatctaatccatctgtttcccatgcagttgaagataaatcatgtatatcacaaatatttgaagctaaaccatttggtctacatgtatttgaagctaagccttctacttcgcattgattagatgctaaatcatgtgtttctcatggacttgaagctaactcgattgcttcgcctgcatttgaagctatatcaattatatcgcaagtatttgaagctaaatcatttgtgtcgcacggatttgaagctaaaccttctacttcgcattgatttgaagctaaatcatgtgttcgcatggatttgaatctaactcgtttgtttcgcacgctgttgaagttaaatcaagtgtatcacaagtatttgaagctaaaccctttgcttcgcaattgattcgaatatcagccttctacttcgcatttattagatgctaaatcatgtgtttcgcatggatttgaagctaactcgtttgttttgcatgccgttgaagctaactcaagtgtatcacaagtatttgaagctaaaccatttatttcgcatggattcgaagataagcctcctacttcgcattgatttgaagcttaatcatgtgtttcgcttggatttgaagctaactcgtttgtttcgcatgcagttgaagctaactcaagtgtatcactagtatttgaagctaaaccatttatttcgcatggattcgaagatcagccttctacttcgcattgatttgatgctaaatcatgtgtttcgcatggatttgaagctgactcgtttgtttcgcatggattcgaagatacgccgtctacttcgcattgatttgaaactaaatcatgtgtttcgcatggatttgaatctaagtcgtttgtttcgcatgcagttgaagctatattttttatatcgcaagtatctgaaacgaaatcattggtctcgcatggatttcaagctaaacctactacatcgcattgatttgaagctaaatcatgtgtttcgcatggatttgaagctaactcgtttgttccgcctgcatttgaagctatatcatgaatatgacaagcatttgaatctaaatcatttgattcgcatggatttgaaactaagctttttacttcgtattgatttgaagctagatcacgtgcttcgcttggatttgaagctaactcgactgtttcgcctgcatttgaagctatatcatttatatcgcaagtatgtgaaactaaatcatttgtttcgcatggatttgaagctaagccttctgcttcgcattgatttgaaactaaatcatgcgtttcgcatggatttgaagctaagccttctacttcacattgatttgaaactatatcatgtggttcgcatggatttgaacttaaatcatgtgtttcgcacagatttgaagctaactcgtttacttcgcctgcatttgaagctatatcagttataatgcaaatatttgaagctaaatcatttgtgtcgcatggctttggggataagcctcctacttcgcattgatttgaaactaaaccatgtgtttcgcttggatttgaagctaactcgtttgtttcgcctgcatttgaagctatatcatttatatcgcaagtatatgaagctaaatcatttgtgttgcatggctttgaagctaactcgtttctttcgcctgcattgaagctatatcacttctatcgcaagtatttgaagctaaaacatttgtgtcgcatggatttgaagctaagccttctacttcgcattgatttggaactaaatcatgtgtttcgcttggatttgatgctaactcgtttgtttcgcatgcatttgaagctatatcatttatatcgcaaatatatgaagctaaaccatttgtttcgcaagaatatgaagctaaaccatgtgtttcgcatgaatttgaagctaaatcatgtgtttcgcacagatttgaagctaactcgtttgtttcgcccttatttgaagcaatatcatttatatcgcaagtctgtgaagctaaatcatttgtttcgcatggagttgaagctaaggcttctacttcgcattgatttgacactaaatcatgtgtttcgattggatttgaagcgaactcgtttgtttcgcctgcattgaagctatatcacttctatcgcaagtatttgaatctaaatcatttgtgtcgcgcggatttgaagctaagccttctattaggttggtgcgtatgaaatgtcggattcttAAGTGATTGtataaaactgcatatctttcttcaaaagctgtttattCAATCAAAGTATGCTCCATTCGCTTCAATACACTTCTCCCAACGAGATTTTAAAGCGTAGATGCCTGTCTTAAAAAAATTTTGGTCTTTAGAATTAATAAACTCTGATATCGAGTTTTTTAgactgtcttcattttcatagtGTTTGCCCCTTAAAAACAGCTCTAAATGcttgaaaaaatgaaaatcggTCGGCGAGAGATCCGGTGAATATGGTGGATGCTGCAAAACTTCATATTCCAGTTCGTTCAgtttcgcaattgttttgtgCGATGTATGCGGCCGAGCGTTGTCATGGAGCAGTAGCGGGCCATGCCGATTCACAAGCGATGGGCGTACAATTTTTAACTTATCGTGCATCTCATCAATGTACTGGCAGTACTTTTCGGCCGTAATTGTCTCCCCAGGTCGAAGGAACGAATAATGGATTACCCCAGCCGCGTTCCACCAAACTGTGAACAAAATCTTCCGTGGATGAAGCGATAGCCTTGGAGTATGGGCACAAACCTCATCCTTGTCAAGCCACCGAGCACACCTCTTTCTATTGTCATAAAGAACCCATTTTTCGTCACACGTAATGATCCGATCGAAAAATGGCTCTCGGTGAAATCGGGTTAGCAATGATGAGCATACGTTTAACCGATCCAGCTTATTTCGCTCTGTCAGTGCGTGTGGTaccgacttgtccatcttctTAACCTTGCCAATCTCAGAAAGGTGTCTCAATATCGTTGTATGGTCAACTTTCATCCTGATAGCAAGTTCCCTCGTGGATAGGGCTGGATCCGCTTCCACTAGAGCCTTCAGGTCATCATTCTTCACAGACGTTTTGGGTCTTCCGCGCGGCTCATTTTGCAGTGAAAAATCGCCAGTCCGAAATTTTTCGAACCAACGCTGCACTTTCCGATCGTTAACCGTATTCTCCCCAAACGCTTGGTTTATGTTGCGTGCAGCTTTTGCAGCACTATTACCAAGTTTGTACTCATATAAGAAAATGACGCGAATGTCGGCAGAATTCATATCGGCAATAAACTTAAAAGAAATAACAAAAGGGAAGACCTTCGAGAAAACCTATTTTGCTGAAATGAGTCTCTGGCAATGGACAATACGACTATGAATGAGGTTATGTCAAAGACAAAAGTATAACGAAAACAGGGAGACAAACGTCCGCATGTAAAgagaatccgacatttcatacgcaccaacctaatacttcgcattgatttgaaactatatcatctgttttgcttggatttgaatctaactcgtttgtttcgcctgcatttgaagctttatcaattatatcgcaattatctgaagctaaatcatttgtttctcatgtatgtgaagctaagccttctacttcgcattgatttgaaactaaaccatgtgtttcgctgggatttgaagctaactcgtctgtttcgcctgcatttgaagctacatcatttatatcgcaagtatatgaagctaaaccatttgtttcggaagaatatgaaactaaaccatgtgtttcgcctggatttgaagctaactcgtttgtttcgcctgcatttgaggctatatcatttatatcgctagtatgtgaagctaaatcatttgttccgcatggatatgaagctatgtcgactacttcgcattgatttgaatctaaatcatgtgtttcgcatggatttgaagctaaatcatgtgtttcgcatggatgtgaaactaactcgtttgtttcgcctgcatttgaagctaaattatgtttatcacaagtatatgaatctaaaccatttgtttcgcaagaatatgaagctaaaccatgtgtttcgcatgaatttgaagctaaatcatgtgtttcgcacagatttgaagctaactcgtttgtttcgcctgcatttgaagctatatcaattatatcgcaagtatttgaagctaaatcatttgtgtcgcatggctttgaagataagccttctactttgcattaatttgaaggtaaatcaggtgtttagcatgaatttgaaggcaactcgtttgtttcgcctgcatttgaagctaaattatgtttatcacaagaatatgaagataaaccatatgttacgcatgaatttgaatctaaatcatttttctcccatggaattgatgctaaatcatgtgtgtcgcatggatttgaagctaagccttctacgtcgcattggtttgtatctaaattatgtgtttcgcctgcatttgaagctaaataatgtttatcacaattatcggaatctaaaccatttgtttcgcaagaatatgaagctaaaccatgtgtttcgcatgaattagaagctgactcatgtgtttcacatagatttgaggctaactcgtttatttcgcctgcatttgaagctatatcaattatatcgcaagtatttgaagttaaatcatttgtttcgcatggctttgaggataagcctcctacttcgcattgatttggaactaaatcatgtgtttcgcttggatttgaagctacctcgtttgtttcgcctgcatttgaagctatatcaattatattgcaagtatttgaatctgaatcatttgtgtcgcatggctttgagggtaagccttctacttcgcattaatttgaaggtaaatcatgtgtttcgcttggatttgaagctaactcgtttgtttcgcctgcatgtgaagctatatcatttatatcgcaagtatgtgaaactaaatcatttgtttcgcatggatatgaagctatgcctactacttcgcattgatttgtaactaaaacatgtgtttcgcatggatttgaaggtaaatcatgtgtttcgcgtggatttgaaactaattcgtttgtttcgcctgcatttgaagctaaatcatgtttatcacaagtatctgaatctaaaccttttttttcgcaagaatatgaagctaaaccatgtgtttcgcatgaatttgaagataaatcaggtgtttcgcttggatttgaagctacctcgtttgcttcgcctgcatttgaagctatatcaattatattgcaagtatttgaatctgaatcatttgtgtcacatggatttgaaactacgctttctacttcacattgatttgaaacaaaatcatttgtttcgcgcgaatttgaagctaatccatgtgtttcgcatgaattttaaactaaatcatgtgtttcgcatagaactgaagctaactggtgtgtttcgcctgcacattgaagctatatcgcttgaatcgcaagtacttgaagtaaaatcatttacttcgctggatttgaagctatcctgtttgtttcgccagcagttgaatctatatcacttatatcgtaagtgtttgaagctaaatcatttgttccgcatggatttgaagctaactcgtttgtttcgcctgcagttgaagctacatcatgtatatcacaagtatttgaagctaaaccatttgattcgcatggatttgaagctaagcgttctacttcgctaagttttgaagctaaatcatgtgtttcgcttggatttgatgttacctcatttgtttcgcatgcagttgaagcgaaatcatgtatatcacaagtatttgaagctaaaccatttgattcacatggatttgaaggtaagccttctactacgcattgatttgaatataaatcatgcgtttcgcatggatttgaagctaactcgtttgtttcgcatgcatttcaaactgtttcatttataccgcaagtatttgaaggtaaaacatttgtttcgcattgatttgaagttaaaccttctacttcgctttgatttgcagccaaatcatgtgatccgcattgatttgaagctaaatcatgtgtttcgcatggatttgaagttaactcgtttgtttcgcatgcagtcgaagttaaatcatgaatatcacaagtatttgaagataacccatttgtttggcaagaatatgaagctaaacaatgtgtttcgcatcgttttgaagctaaatcatgtgtttctcttggatttgaaactaactcgtttgtttcgcctgcatttaaagctgtttcattgataccgcaagtatttgaaggtaaatcatttgtttcgcacagatttgaagctgtgttccgttctgtaggacctcccgtacgccgctttcgcgaaagtttatggcgtggaccagcgaggatcacaaagagacggaaaccttttttccatctgcagaacatcggtgcagggtcttccgtctctttaatgaccgcgacgcgtcgtaggcacgaaaggtccgaaaaaaacaaccccgtcgtaaatttgagaatttaacgggtcttgagaaagtttagtcccaaccgtcgcggggacgatatctcaggccccaggggacctcccgaccacgcaactacgcaacacccccctctcctagacaaggctcgtgtaggacgatacgagagggtggtgacgaaaagcttagaggacactgattggaaaatcgcaatcttcgagaaaaaccaatcagtgcgtcccggcgtggaggtggaggttccttcagggatctcaaacgggggtgaccgatataaaataacgcgaccagtcggggcgcggacagaaaaacgcagaaaaacatagtcatcaacaatcattaccagctctgttactttaagtgggcacagagcatcgcgaaccacattgtcaattagaatcgggaatttacaacccccgtagaccgaacaacggtcgcggtgtcggtgcgcgaaaaacattggtctttcgagccggatgtgagcgttcctacaacaaacacatcaaacacagcatcccggttgaatcagtgcaaccacaacggacgtccacccgagcatctcttttcaagacgacaggacttcgtgacatcaccggagttcaaccttcctggcgtcctcactccgtaaaggtaggcttgtttagagtatcactgattcccgtgtcgcgctcccattaccatcatgtccattcagaagcccgacggtactcaatccagcactctacgacgcagacgcaatcaaataatcaaacaactcgcggagatcactaaattccttgacaatagcgaacaaaccggtaatctagaaaaacacgtcctcgacttttatacaaactcagtagagaaggcatggaaggattacgagttccttctagaagacctcgaagatcctgaatccgaagacgaccgcaagtttgaaattcaagcaaaatattttgcaacacatggcagagcaaaacgaatgcgtgaagcaattcaaccgcaagatgttccacgtgaccaagtcactaattcacctgctcctaccatatcgggtccgatggcgataaagttacctgaaatgcggctacccacgttcgatggttctattgaaaggtgggcgtcattttacgatctgttcacttcaatgattgatcgcaatgagagtctttctccggttcagatattacaatacctgcgttcgacccttaccggcaaagccgcggcatgcattcaatctcacaacaccacagatgctaattatcttgacgcgatcgcgatattgaaagagaaatttgactgcccgcgactagtcttactgcgacattgcaacgctattcaggagattccgaaactagcgaaagacacaccgcaagcactgggagatttattagactgtttgaagcaacatctgcgggcgttgcagaatctcggagaacccgtgacatcctggaacactctcctaatttcaattgttctcgcgaaactgaatcccgataccatctggcaatgggaacttacactacccgataaaaaaatgccttcgtacgagcatctgatcgagttcctccagaaacgagcaaattgctcacctgcagcttttgacagggttgcatccgcgcccgggatacgtgtttcgaccggacgccaaacattgtcatcagagaactcacgagtacctaaccggggatttccgcgcgttcaaacttacgtcaccacaaacacattccaatgctcaatctgtgaagggagccacagaatcgggaactgcgaagcgtttaatgtattgtccgtcaatgagcgaatgaaggccgttgctgaggccgcactatgtcaaaactgcctgggtaacggacacacgtccagtgtatgtcgatcgaagtttcattgccgaatatgccaacaacgacaccacactctcctacaccaacaagaacattcaacacgtgaacgaactgtcactccaccaagctcaacacacgatccgcccatccccacatcacttcaagacaaggcagcaaccgacgagaaaccaaggcccacatgactaccatcgcagaaaatcccaagacccatccagacacacaccttcataataaattccgacaccaacgaattattagtcacagctcagattaatgtcgccgatgtcgatcagaacataataccatgccgtgccttagttgacacttgctctaccaccaattttatgacagaagatctagccaagaggctccgtttgccgcaagatcgatgcaccatctctgtgggcgctctcaatgcgctgtcgaccatatctaaccataccattagggcaaacattcaatctaaggtcagcaattatcatcgaacccttacatttttgatcgtaccaaacatcgctccattagtaccagaccagacagtcgaccgcacaatgctcagaatccctcgcaacatcgagctcgccgactcaacgttccatcgaccagcaccaatcgacatattactgggggctggaacagcgctatcgatattatgcgtagggcaaattgatctttctcaaccagacggcccagatcttttcctccaaaagacaatgcttggatgggtcatcggaggcagtgtgccaacagcacaaccaaggcagaaggtcacatgccatacaacaacggcactacaacgcgagctagcacgtttctgggaaatcgaagaaggtccgcaatctcagcatctatccaaatcagaatcgacgtgcgaactgttgtcgcacttccatttaacgaaaacaaggacaagctgggtgaatccaagacgcaagcactgaagcgtctcatctcattagaacggaaattcaaacgcgatccagacttcaaacagcagtaccaatcaatcattcaagaatatctcgatcttggccacatgtccgaagtgcagatatctcaccaaggatactatcttccacatcacggggtcatcaaaatgtcgagcgatacaactaaattacgcgtagtcttcgacgggtctgcaatcacaagcactggattttcacttaacgacaccttacacattggacccaaaatacaggacgatctgttctacattttgctccgatttcgcatccatcagtatgttattattggcgacatcgagaagatgtataggcaatttctcgtgcgcccagaagacagaaggtaccagagaatcctctggcgtgacaccgacaattgcgtaaaaacttatgaactaaatacggttacattcggcctatcagccgccccatatctggctatcagatgcctccaacaagtggcacaagacgaaggtcaccgctttccttccgccgcgaaaatcttgcagcaggatttctatgtggatgatgcactcaccggcgcgtccacgatccaagaggccctcgcgtcacgaaacgaacttatacaactccttcgcttatccggtctaaatatcaggaaatgggcttccaataaccaagaattgttaagcgggttgtccgatcaaaatatcaaccagaaacttcacctcggtgaatcttcaacaatcaaaacgctcgggatcgtttggTATTCAGTCGAGGACTCCATTGCATACACAGTCAAGCCTCTCACACATGCATCTCGAGTCACCAAA is part of the Megalopta genalis isolate 19385.01 unplaced genomic scaffold, iyMegGena1_principal scaffold0494, whole genome shotgun sequence genome and harbors:
- the LOC117223293 gene encoding histone-lysine N-methyltransferase SETMAR — its product is MNSADIRVIFLYEYKLGNSAAKAARNINQAFGENTVNDRKVQRWFEKFRTGDFSLQNEPRGRPKTSVKNDDLKALVEADPALSTRELAIRMKVDHTTILRHLSEIGKVKKMDKSVPHALTERNKLDRLNVCSSLLTRFHREPFFDRIITCDEKWVLYDNRKRCARWLDKDEVCAHTPRLSLHPRKILFTVWWNAAGVIHYSFLRPGETITAEKYCQYIDEMHDKLKIVRPSLVNRHGPLLLHDNARPHTSHKTIAKLNELEYEVLQHPPYSPDLSPTDFHFFKHLELFLRGKHYENEDSLKNSISEFINSKDQNFFKTGIYALKSRWEKCIEANGAYFD